The proteins below come from a single Salinilacihabitans rarus genomic window:
- a CDS encoding ADP-dependent glucokinase/phosphofructokinase — MSPDAGFESDVRALDGLSVFVAYNANVDAIVRVDDELASSLERPAAPGVEPPPSRLDSTRDLAAGITHAMAAGRGDEAAMTDAFAGRIESKLEPDSRRMGGQTGIMTDLAATLGASPVAYTYLLSDRQRSLFRRPEAVRYPRVEDGRVRFVPLADAPTAERTKTNWVFEFTVGDELFGVRATENGRFIAASRPPEFDLRAGDLDAHADQVGEVVDGALLAGYHNLVPEHHDYARAHRHARDVVRRLRSGGDLHVHVEYAVTHDDDLRASIYERILPEANVVGTDTRELALLHDDADLDVTGAEPTEETPFEASEIVTHYRMLSALRDALGVDCIRVHAMQYHLAVMDSYLPPEAVRRGLAFAAVNAATKAARGDVAAPEDLATGATYEPSAKGREAIELLADHVGATTDDGALRTPTVVACPNRVVDDPARTVGIGDVVSASSFLLELAVADDIGPGS, encoded by the coding sequence ATGTCACCCGACGCGGGTTTCGAATCCGACGTGCGGGCGCTGGACGGGCTGTCGGTGTTCGTCGCGTACAACGCGAACGTGGACGCGATCGTTCGGGTCGACGACGAACTGGCGTCGTCCCTCGAACGACCCGCCGCGCCCGGGGTGGAGCCGCCCCCGAGTCGGCTGGATTCGACGCGGGACCTCGCCGCGGGGATCACGCACGCGATGGCGGCCGGACGGGGCGACGAAGCCGCGATGACGGACGCGTTCGCCGGCAGGATCGAGTCGAAGCTGGAACCCGACAGCCGGCGGATGGGCGGGCAGACGGGGATCATGACCGACCTCGCCGCAACGCTGGGGGCGTCGCCGGTCGCGTACACCTACTTGCTGTCGGACCGCCAGCGATCGCTGTTTCGGCGTCCCGAGGCGGTGCGGTATCCGCGCGTCGAGGACGGCCGGGTGCGGTTCGTTCCGCTCGCCGACGCCCCCACCGCCGAGCGAACGAAGACGAACTGGGTGTTCGAGTTCACCGTCGGCGACGAACTCTTCGGCGTTCGCGCGACCGAGAACGGGCGGTTCATCGCGGCGTCGAGGCCGCCGGAGTTCGACCTGCGCGCCGGCGACCTCGACGCGCACGCCGATCAGGTCGGCGAGGTAGTCGACGGGGCGTTGCTGGCGGGGTACCACAACCTCGTCCCCGAGCACCACGACTACGCGCGGGCGCACCGGCACGCGCGGGACGTCGTCCGCCGGCTGCGATCCGGCGGCGACCTCCACGTCCACGTCGAGTACGCCGTCACGCACGACGACGACCTCAGGGCGAGCATCTACGAGCGGATCCTCCCCGAGGCGAACGTCGTCGGCACGGACACCCGCGAACTCGCCCTCCTCCACGACGACGCCGACCTCGACGTGACCGGGGCCGAGCCGACCGAAGAGACGCCGTTCGAAGCGAGCGAGATCGTCACCCACTACCGGATGCTCTCCGCGCTGCGGGACGCCCTCGGCGTCGACTGCATTCGAGTCCACGCGATGCAGTACCACCTCGCGGTGATGGACTCGTACCTCCCTCCGGAGGCGGTCCGACGCGGACTGGCGTTCGCCGCCGTCAACGCCGCGACCAAGGCGGCCCGCGGCGACGTCGCGGCTCCCGAGGACCTCGCGACGGGGGCGACGTACGAGCCGTCGGCGAAGGGACGGGAGGCGATCGAACTCCTCGCGGACCACGTCGGCGCGACGACCGACGACGGCGCGCTCCGGACGCCGACGGTCGTCGCCTGTCCCAACCGCGTCGTCGACGATCCCGCGAGGACGGTCGGCATCGGCGACGTCGTGTCGGCGTCGAGTTTCCTCCTCGAACTGGCCGTCGCCGACGACATCGGGCCGGGGTCGTGA
- a CDS encoding universal stress protein has translation MSEPIESTLIPTDGSTGALAGANVGVALASRIGADVHVLSVVGPRNGPVESDDAVRSSLEEGAEEAVEAVANAARNYDEELDVTTAVRWGTPFQAIREYAVRREIDVIAMGTKGRTGLDRVLLGSVTENVLRTARTPVLAVPPDAGVSEPGEVALERLLLPTDGSDGAAIATEWGIALATRLESMVHAVYSVDTSRLSGDRAPEDLIRALERHGKAALEAVRERAEEADVGVSESIATGPPARVVLAYASDRDADLIVMGTHGQTGIGQWFLGSVTENVVRGADVPVFCVPVSAASP, from the coding sequence ATGAGCGAGCCCATCGAATCGACGTTGATACCGACGGACGGCAGTACGGGAGCGCTCGCCGGAGCGAACGTCGGGGTCGCACTCGCCTCGCGGATCGGCGCCGACGTGCACGTTCTCTCGGTCGTGGGGCCACGAAACGGCCCGGTCGAGTCCGACGACGCGGTGCGCTCGTCGCTCGAAGAGGGCGCGGAAGAAGCGGTCGAGGCGGTCGCGAACGCGGCGCGAAACTACGACGAGGAACTGGACGTCACGACCGCGGTCAGGTGGGGGACCCCGTTCCAGGCGATCAGGGAGTACGCCGTCCGCCGCGAAATCGACGTCATCGCCATGGGAACGAAGGGCCGAACGGGGCTCGACAGGGTGCTCCTCGGGAGCGTCACCGAGAACGTTCTCAGGACGGCGCGAACGCCCGTCCTCGCCGTTCCCCCGGACGCGGGCGTTTCCGAACCCGGGGAGGTCGCGCTCGAACGGCTGCTCCTGCCGACGGACGGCAGCGACGGGGCCGCGATCGCGACCGAGTGGGGGATCGCTCTGGCGACCCGGCTGGAATCGATGGTCCACGCGGTGTACTCCGTCGACACGAGCCGCCTCTCCGGGGACCGGGCGCCGGAGGACCTGATTCGCGCGCTCGAACGCCACGGCAAAGCGGCGCTCGAGGCGGTACGGGAGCGCGCCGAGGAGGCTGACGTCGGCGTCTCCGAATCCATCGCGACCGGGCCGCCGGCGCGGGTGGTCCTCGCGTACGCGAGCGACCGCGACGCCGATCTGATCGTCATGGGGACCCACGGGCAGACGGGGATCGGGCAGTGGTTCCTCGGGAGCGTCACCGAAAACGTCGTCCGGGGGGCCGACGTTCCGGTGTTTTGCGTTCCCGTGAGCGCCGCGTCCCCGTGA
- a CDS encoding glycosyltransferase — protein MHTPSLPERSIEMYASVTDRDRIERLRTLADSLSDVRVLHVNSTATGGGVAELLRSIVPVCESLGVRTDWLAMDATDEFFEVTKAIHNGLQGTESPLTEAMKATYRAVTERNAAEIGDAYDLVVIHDAQPLGMLEQFRETMPNAPCVWRCHVDLTDPVEEYLTFVSGYTSRVDHAIVSRSAYEANVEAPTTSVVHPSIDPLAEKNRSLDEETIAAERDRMDPLSFDAPLVTHVSRFDPWKDQFGTLEAFRRARERVPGLQLALAGGMAGDDPEGLEIYERVAEAAVDDPDVHVLADLPDTRVNVLQRESDVVVQKSLREGFGLVVSEALWKRTPVVGSNVGGIPLQVEHGRNGYLVDPDDVPGVAAHLVTLLEDADRRTAFGANGRAHVRDRFLLPRQIADLFEEFVDVLDRDR, from the coding sequence ATGCACACTCCGTCACTGCCGGAGCGATCGATCGAGATGTACGCCTCCGTGACGGATCGCGACCGGATCGAGCGACTGCGAACGCTCGCCGACTCCCTGTCGGACGTCCGGGTCCTCCACGTCAATTCGACGGCGACCGGCGGTGGCGTCGCGGAGTTGCTCCGGTCGATCGTTCCCGTCTGCGAATCGCTCGGCGTCCGCACCGACTGGCTCGCCATGGACGCCACCGACGAGTTCTTCGAGGTGACCAAGGCGATCCACAACGGGCTTCAGGGGACCGAGTCCCCGCTCACCGAGGCGATGAAAGCGACGTATCGCGCGGTGACGGAGCGAAACGCGGCCGAGATCGGGGACGCGTACGATCTCGTCGTGATCCACGACGCACAGCCACTCGGGATGCTCGAGCAGTTCCGAGAGACGATGCCGAACGCGCCCTGCGTCTGGCGCTGTCACGTCGACCTCACCGACCCGGTCGAGGAGTACCTGACGTTCGTCTCCGGCTATACGAGCCGGGTCGATCACGCGATCGTCAGCCGGTCGGCGTACGAGGCGAACGTCGAGGCGCCGACGACGAGCGTCGTCCACCCGTCTATCGATCCCCTCGCGGAGAAGAACCGCTCGCTCGACGAGGAGACGATCGCGGCCGAACGGGACCGGATGGACCCCCTCTCGTTCGACGCGCCGCTCGTGACGCACGTCTCGCGGTTCGACCCGTGGAAGGACCAGTTCGGTACCCTGGAGGCGTTTCGCCGGGCCCGCGAGCGCGTTCCGGGGCTCCAGCTGGCGCTGGCGGGCGGGATGGCCGGCGACGATCCGGAAGGACTGGAGATATACGAACGGGTCGCCGAGGCGGCGGTCGACGATCCGGACGTGCACGTGCTTGCCGACCTCCCCGATACGAGGGTGAACGTCTTACAGCGGGAGTCCGACGTCGTCGTCCAGAAGTCGTTGCGCGAGGGGTTCGGCCTCGTCGTCTCCGAGGCGCTCTGGAAGCGCACGCCCGTCGTCGGCTCGAACGTCGGCGGCATCCCGCTGCAGGTCGAACACGGGCGAAACGGCTACCTCGTCGACCCCGACGACGTCCCGGGCGTCGCCGCTCACCTCGTCACCCTCCTCGAGGACGCGGACCGGCGAACGGCGTTCGGCGCGAACGGGCGAGCGCACGTCCGCGACCGCTTTCTCCTCCCCCGTCAGATCGCGGATCTCTTCGAGGAGTTCGTCGACGTTCTGGACCGCGATCGCTGA
- a CDS encoding pyridoxamine 5'-phosphate oxidase family protein, whose product MALEPSSMGANDNSIVTVAVDGVELEGELIVPDGATGLVLFAHGSGTAGTVRGTTSSPITRASGSWPTCGERGFDPRVRFMAVGTVPRLGMTVDELGAYGIERMDDEDIERFLSIRNVGVLGLPAPGVPYLLPMSFGYDGGTSLYFSFLVDEDSRKADLADRADGCSFLVYNAETMFHWRSVLLTGTVRRLSEDERAALSASQTPAWRPELIQTASERIETEFYEFEVDEWTGLSHAVRPPAYDERSSRDATD is encoded by the coding sequence GTGGCTCTCGAACCATCGTCGATGGGGGCAAACGACAACTCGATCGTCACGGTCGCCGTCGACGGCGTCGAACTCGAGGGGGAGTTGATCGTACCGGACGGAGCGACCGGCCTCGTCCTGTTCGCGCACGGAAGCGGCACAGCAGGCACAGTCCGCGGAACAACTTCGTCGCCGATCACGCGGGCGAGTGGTTCGTGGCCCACCTGCGGTGAGCGCGGATTCGACCCCCGTGTTCGGTTTATGGCGGTCGGAACCGTACCTCGACTCGGGATGACCGTCGACGAACTCGGTGCGTACGGGATCGAACGGATGGACGACGAGGACATCGAGCGCTTCCTCTCGATTCGGAACGTGGGAGTGCTCGGGCTCCCCGCGCCGGGGGTACCGTATCTCCTCCCCATGTCGTTCGGATACGACGGGGGAACGAGTCTCTACTTCTCGTTTCTCGTGGACGAGGACAGCCGGAAGGCGGACCTCGCCGACCGGGCCGACGGCTGTAGCTTCCTCGTCTACAACGCCGAGACGATGTTTCACTGGCGAAGCGTCCTCCTCACGGGGACGGTTCGACGGCTGTCGGAGGACGAACGGGCGGCGCTCTCGGCGTCGCAAACCCCGGCGTGGCGGCCGGAACTGATCCAGACGGCGAGCGAGCGGATCGAGACCGAGTTCTACGAGTTCGAGGTCGACGAGTGGACGGGCCTCAGTCACGCCGTTCGCCCGCCCGCGTACGACGAGCGGTCGAGTAGAGACGCCACGGACTGA
- a CDS encoding universal stress protein, with protein sequence MYSTILVPVDGSGGDDGAVSRTFEFARRFGAAVHVLHVVDAEPGPAGLDRTQRERVRRPLEKRGRQATARIADRAAELGVDATRTVRDGTPSRTILEYADEHDVDLIVMGTHGRTGPERVRLGSTTERVITRTDSPVLAVPVADGDGTDVDSIEYDRVVIATDGSDAAERAAERGLETAEAYDSAVYVAYVVDATTYELADAPRSIVGLLKDGGRNAVESIATEGRDRGLSVGIDVLRGVPHDEIVEYADGVGGDLVVMGTRGRGGAAGGFLGSTTARVLRRTPHPILTVG encoded by the coding sequence ATGTACTCGACCATTCTCGTTCCGGTAGACGGAAGCGGCGGTGACGACGGCGCGGTGAGCCGAACGTTCGAGTTCGCGCGGCGATTCGGAGCCGCCGTACACGTTCTTCACGTCGTGGACGCCGAACCCGGGCCCGCCGGTCTCGACCGCACGCAGCGTGAACGAGTGCGCCGACCGCTGGAGAAACGGGGACGGCAGGCCACCGCACGAATCGCGGACCGGGCGGCGGAACTCGGCGTCGACGCGACGCGAACCGTCCGCGACGGAACGCCCTCCCGAACGATCCTCGAGTACGCGGACGAGCACGACGTCGATCTGATCGTCATGGGGACCCACGGTCGAACCGGGCCCGAACGAGTGCGACTCGGGAGCACGACCGAACGCGTGATCACCCGGACCGATTCACCGGTGCTTGCCGTCCCGGTGGCCGACGGGGACGGGACCGACGTCGACTCGATCGAGTACGACCGCGTCGTGATCGCGACGGACGGGAGCGACGCCGCCGAGCGCGCCGCCGAACGGGGGCTCGAAACCGCCGAGGCGTACGATTCGGCGGTGTACGTCGCCTACGTCGTCGACGCGACGACGTACGAACTCGCGGACGCGCCGCGGAGCATCGTCGGCCTGCTGAAAGACGGCGGCCGGAACGCCGTGGAATCGATCGCCACGGAGGGGCGCGACCGCGGCCTGTCGGTGGGGATCGACGTTCTCCGGGGGGTCCCCCACGACGAGATCGTCGAGTACGCCGACGGAGTCGGTGGTGATCTCGTCGTGATGGGGACCAGAGGCCGAGGCGGCGCCGCGGGGGGCTTTCTCGGAAGTACGACGGCCCGGGTCCTCCGGCGAACGCCACACCCGATACTGACGGTCGGGTGA
- a CDS encoding DUF7557 family protein produces the protein MARTIELDDALAERIESHLEEDETIEEFIEELVAIYEQEGRFLQEGA, from the coding sequence ATGGCCCGAACGATCGAACTCGACGACGCCCTCGCGGAACGAATCGAAAGCCACCTCGAAGAGGACGAGACGATCGAGGAGTTCATCGAGGAACTGGTCGCGATCTACGAACAGGAAGGCCGGTTCCTCCAGGAGGGAGCGTAG